The following coding sequences are from one Pigmentibacter sp. JX0631 window:
- the rpsU gene encoding 30S ribosomal protein S21, which translates to MPVVKIKEGETFESAMRRFKKQCEKAGILSEIRKREHYEKPSVKIKRKRMAARKRALKKQKKLMA; encoded by the coding sequence ATGCCAGTAGTTAAAATTAAAGAAGGTGAAACCTTTGAAAGCGCAATGCGCAGATTTAAAAAGCAATGCGAAAAAGCAGGGATCCTTTCTGAAATCCGTAAACGTGAGCATTATGAAAAACCCTCTGTAAAAATTAAGAGAAAACGTATGGCTGCACGCAAACGCGCTCTTAAAAAGCAAAAGAAATTAATGGCTTAA
- a CDS encoding FAD-binding and (Fe-S)-binding domain-containing protein: MDKNFRDFACSVQKKIPHQFVLLDPLSRYAYANDASHYYLVPKIIILVENEEQVKWVFYCANLNHISVTIRAAGSSLSGQSITDSCLLVINWNWRKILVENQGFNIKLSPGIIASEANYALKMFQRKIGPDPASSDFAKIGGIIANNASGMCCGTQQNSYKTLKDIRCVLSNGSIFDTSSPFFRSEFKKQNPELITKIVSLHEKIISSEEIKNKIQQKYSIKNTVGYSVNAFLDFQDPIDIISHLFVGSEGTLGFISEVDLYTVEDPPIKSVSLLLFSCPKNALEFVNQFDLKTISSLEFLDYRSLQCVWSKITPFIQIDYPQNKDEFCILIIEIRDYHLQEIENKITSLNKIIKKIDTVIYQSSFYFEKEYAEIMGIRKSILPIIQSRRNQNSICLLEDIAFPLNYLSEGITCLYSLFKKYSLQNSCIFGHAKDGNLHFLLELNFNKQSDIEKYQFFMEELAVIVLKYNGSLKAEHGTGRNIAPFVESEWGKEITLIMHEIKNIFDPNHLLNPNVIISADKKIHIKNLKSILNINSLLDKCNECGRCEQVCPSTGYTFTPRQRITALRAIEHVKKEQNIRLAKEMLKEFKIKGSDSCAASSMCAIVCPVKVDTGQVIKEWRKIHRNKFFSPFVILISKIHFMLPFLGRIFLYFKGIK, translated from the coding sequence ATGGACAAAAATTTTCGCGACTTTGCCTGCTCTGTTCAGAAAAAAATACCCCACCAATTTGTCTTATTGGACCCTCTTTCAAGGTACGCCTATGCAAATGATGCCAGTCACTATTACCTAGTTCCAAAAATTATCATTCTCGTAGAAAATGAAGAGCAGGTTAAATGGGTTTTTTATTGCGCAAATTTAAACCATATTTCAGTAACAATTCGAGCAGCAGGCAGCTCATTATCAGGTCAATCTATTACAGACTCTTGTCTATTAGTTATCAATTGGAATTGGAGAAAAATTTTAGTTGAAAACCAAGGTTTTAACATAAAACTCTCCCCAGGTATCATAGCAAGTGAAGCGAATTATGCACTTAAAATGTTTCAAAGAAAAATAGGCCCCGATCCTGCTTCGAGTGATTTTGCAAAAATAGGCGGAATCATTGCCAATAATGCCAGTGGAATGTGCTGCGGAACACAACAAAACAGTTACAAAACTTTAAAAGATATTCGCTGCGTATTAAGCAATGGCAGTATATTCGATACAAGTTCTCCTTTTTTCAGAAGTGAATTTAAAAAACAAAACCCTGAGTTAATAACCAAAATAGTTTCTCTCCATGAAAAAATTATTTCTAGTGAAGAAATTAAGAATAAAATTCAACAAAAATATTCCATAAAAAATACAGTTGGATATTCTGTTAATGCCTTTTTAGATTTTCAAGATCCTATCGATATCATTTCCCACTTATTTGTTGGTTCTGAAGGAACATTAGGATTTATTTCAGAAGTAGATTTATATACTGTAGAAGATCCACCTATTAAAAGTGTTTCTTTATTGCTATTTTCTTGTCCCAAAAATGCTTTAGAATTTGTCAATCAATTTGATTTAAAAACCATTTCATCCCTTGAATTTTTAGACTATCGTTCTCTCCAGTGTGTTTGGAGTAAAATCACTCCGTTTATCCAAATTGATTATCCGCAAAATAAAGATGAATTTTGTATACTTATTATAGAAATTCGTGACTATCATCTTCAAGAGATAGAAAATAAAATTACATCTCTTAATAAAATAATTAAAAAAATAGATACAGTTATTTATCAATCTAGTTTTTATTTTGAAAAGGAATATGCAGAAATAATGGGGATTAGAAAATCGATATTACCAATTATTCAAAGCAGAAGAAATCAAAACAGCATTTGTTTACTTGAAGATATAGCATTTCCATTAAATTATCTTAGTGAAGGAATAACGTGCCTCTATTCTTTATTTAAGAAATACTCCTTGCAAAATTCTTGTATCTTTGGACATGCAAAGGATGGTAACTTACACTTTTTACTAGAGTTGAATTTTAATAAACAAAGTGACATTGAAAAATATCAGTTTTTTATGGAAGAACTTGCTGTAATTGTTTTAAAATATAACGGATCTCTAAAAGCAGAACATGGAACAGGCAGAAACATTGCTCCCTTTGTAGAAAGTGAATGGGGAAAAGAAATTACCTTAATTATGCATGAAATAAAAAATATTTTTGATCCTAACCATTTATTAAATCCAAATGTTATAATTTCAGCCGATAAAAAAATTCATATTAAAAATTTAAAATCAATACTAAATATCAACTCACTTTTAGACAAATGTAATGAATGCGGACGCTGTGAACAAGTGTGCCCTTCTACAGGATATACCTTTACTCCTAGACAAAGAATAACTGCACTGCGGGCAATTGAACATGTTAAAAAAGAACAAAATATTCGTTTAGCAAAAGAAATGTTAAAAGAATTTAAAATAAAAGGTTCTGATTCCTGTGCCGCTAGCAGTATGTGCGCCATAGTCTGTCCCGTGAAAGTCGATACGGGGCAAGTTATTAAGGAGTGGAGGAAAATTCATCGAAATAAATTTTTCTCTCCTTTCGTAATTTTAATTAGTAAAATTCATTTTATGCTTCCTTTTCTGGGAAGAATTTTTTTGTATTTCAAAGGAATTAAGTAA
- a CDS encoding (Fe-S)-binding protein — MEDIYLYPTCSGQMFKSKHSMTEKIISILNKLNYKTHILSLPNECCGLMYTNMGFPDIAANKLNSFLTKIKNKGVLIENLSCYYEIKKQHPSCEYILNPIDFLYPKLNKLKITIKQESALLHINCSVTNANLQDKLLAIAQQCLSQVTVPTQIMCCGFAGSKGFTNEKLNKNALRNFPEQVPKDCQTGYTCLETCALGFNKQTSVYFTSIFHLLDACSEKL; from the coding sequence ATGGAAGATATTTATTTGTACCCAACCTGCTCTGGACAAATGTTTAAAAGCAAACACTCCATGACAGAGAAAATTATTTCAATATTAAATAAATTAAACTATAAAACACATATCTTAAGCCTTCCAAATGAATGTTGTGGGTTGATGTATACTAATATGGGATTTCCAGACATTGCAGCAAATAAATTAAATTCATTTCTCACCAAAATAAAAAATAAAGGCGTTCTAATTGAAAATTTAAGTTGCTATTATGAAATAAAAAAACAACACCCTTCTTGTGAATATATTTTGAACCCAATAGATTTTCTATATCCAAAATTAAATAAATTAAAAATAACAATAAAACAAGAATCTGCTCTTCTTCACATCAACTGTTCAGTCACCAATGCAAATTTACAAGATAAATTACTTGCTATTGCTCAGCAGTGTCTTTCGCAAGTAACTGTTCCAACTCAAATAATGTGCTGCGGATTTGCTGGTAGCAAAGGGTTTACAAATGAAAAGCTAAATAAAAATGCGTTAAGAAATTTTCCAGAACAAGTTCCTAAAGATTGCCAGACGGGTTATACCTGTTTAGAAACCTGTGCGCTGGGTTTTAATAAACAGACTAGTGTTTATTTTACTTCAATATTTCACTTACTTGATGCATGTAGTGAAAAACTTTAA